Proteins from a single region of Oncorhynchus nerka isolate Pitt River linkage group LG18, Oner_Uvic_2.0, whole genome shotgun sequence:
- the nipal3 gene encoding NIPA-like protein 3 isoform X2: protein MAGVEYTAVGGDSYTENLIGTLLAIFGNLLVSISVSIQKYSHVTLAGTKDPRAFYRTKTWWCGLVLTVLGEAANFVSYAFAPLSLIAPLNAVSVIASSILGFIFLREKWKPKEFLKRYVLSFLGCILTVAGTYLFATFGPNYHQKLTAENIVKQVVGWPFLLYVFLEIIAFCLLLYFYKQRNANHLVVILLLVALLGSVTVITVKAVAGMLVLSVQGTMQLNYPIFYVMFVCMVTTVVFQATFLSQATHLYDSSMIACVNYILSTSFAIVAGAIFYLEFNHEDILHICMFLLGCFSCFLGVFLITKNRKRLKAFEPYVTMDMSQGIPTIHDKGWRAVQPDYNGSFSYGALVNNDSVAPATLPELDHDQLAVTPSPTAAPYSSADLKND, encoded by the exons GAAAACCTAATTGGAACCTTGCTGGCCATTTTTGGTAATTTGCTTGTCAGCATCTCTGTAAGCATTCAG AAATACAGCCATGTAACATTAGCGGGGACCAAGGACCCCCGTGCCTTCTACCGAACCAAAACATGGTGGTGTGGCCTGGTACTTACCGTTCTAGGAGAAGCAGCCAACTTTGTCTCCTATGCCTTTGCACCTTTATCTCTAATAGCTCCATTGAATGCAGTGTCTGTCATAG CAAGTTCAATCTTAGGTTTCATTTTcctgagagagaaatggaagCCAAAGGAATTTTTAA AGCGATACGTTTTGTCTTTCCTTGGATGTATCTTGACGGTAGCCGGGACCTACCTCTTTGCCACGTTCGGACCCAACTATCACCAGAAACTTACTGCagagaacatagtgaaacaggtCGTAGGGTGGCCCTTCCTCTTGTATGTG TTCCTGGAGATTATTGCCTTCTGTCTTCTGCTGTACTTCTACAAGCAGCGCAACGCTAATCACCTTGTTGTCATTCTCCTGCTGGTGGCGCTGCTCG GTTCTGTGACTGTGATCACAGTGAAAGCAGTGGCAGGCATGCTGGTCCTCAGCGTCCAGGGCACCATGCAGCTCAACTACCCCATCTTCTACGTCATGTTTGTCTGCATGGTTACCACTGTGGTCTTCCAGGCTAC GTTTCTCTCCCAGGCTACTCACCTGTACGACTCCTCCATGATAGCCTGTGTGAACTACATCCTATCCACATCCTTTGCGATTGTCGCAG GAGCCATATTTTACCTGGAGTTTAATCACGAAGACATTCTTCACATCTGCATGTTTTTGTTGGG ATGTTTCTCTTGTTTCCTGGGAGTCTTCCTGATTACCAAGAACAGGAAAAGGCTAAAGGCCTTTGAACCCTATGTGACAATGGACATGTCGCAAG GTATTCCCACCATTCACGACAAGGGCTGGCGAGCAGTGCAGCCGGACTATAACGGTTCCTTTTCCTACGGTGCCCTGGTTAACAATGACAGCGTGGCGCCCGCCACTCTACCAGAGCTGGATCATGACCAGCTGGCAGTCACACCCAGTCCCACCGCCGCCCCCTATAGTTCGGCTGACCTGAAGAACGACTGA
- the nipal3 gene encoding NIPA-like protein 3 isoform X1, translated as MAGVEYTAVGGDSYTENLIGTLLAIFGNLLVSISVSIQKYSHVTLAGTKDPRAFYRTKTWWCGLVLTVLGEAANFVSYAFAPLSLIAPLNAVSVIASSILGFIFLREKWKPKEFLKRYVLSFLGCILTVAGTYLFATFGPNYHQKLTAENIVKQVVGWPFLLYVFLEIIAFCLLLYFYKQRNANHLVVILLLVALLGSVTVITVKAVAGMLVLSVQGTMQLNYPIFYVMFVCMVTTVVFQATFLSQATHLYDSSMIACVNYILSTSFAIVAGAIFYLEFNHEDILHICMFLLGCFSCFLGVFLITKNRKRLKAFEPYVTMDMSQGNEGIPTIHDKGWRAVQPDYNGSFSYGALVNNDSVAPATLPELDHDQLAVTPSPTAAPYSSADLKND; from the exons GAAAACCTAATTGGAACCTTGCTGGCCATTTTTGGTAATTTGCTTGTCAGCATCTCTGTAAGCATTCAG AAATACAGCCATGTAACATTAGCGGGGACCAAGGACCCCCGTGCCTTCTACCGAACCAAAACATGGTGGTGTGGCCTGGTACTTACCGTTCTAGGAGAAGCAGCCAACTTTGTCTCCTATGCCTTTGCACCTTTATCTCTAATAGCTCCATTGAATGCAGTGTCTGTCATAG CAAGTTCAATCTTAGGTTTCATTTTcctgagagagaaatggaagCCAAAGGAATTTTTAA AGCGATACGTTTTGTCTTTCCTTGGATGTATCTTGACGGTAGCCGGGACCTACCTCTTTGCCACGTTCGGACCCAACTATCACCAGAAACTTACTGCagagaacatagtgaaacaggtCGTAGGGTGGCCCTTCCTCTTGTATGTG TTCCTGGAGATTATTGCCTTCTGTCTTCTGCTGTACTTCTACAAGCAGCGCAACGCTAATCACCTTGTTGTCATTCTCCTGCTGGTGGCGCTGCTCG GTTCTGTGACTGTGATCACAGTGAAAGCAGTGGCAGGCATGCTGGTCCTCAGCGTCCAGGGCACCATGCAGCTCAACTACCCCATCTTCTACGTCATGTTTGTCTGCATGGTTACCACTGTGGTCTTCCAGGCTAC GTTTCTCTCCCAGGCTACTCACCTGTACGACTCCTCCATGATAGCCTGTGTGAACTACATCCTATCCACATCCTTTGCGATTGTCGCAG GAGCCATATTTTACCTGGAGTTTAATCACGAAGACATTCTTCACATCTGCATGTTTTTGTTGGG ATGTTTCTCTTGTTTCCTGGGAGTCTTCCTGATTACCAAGAACAGGAAAAGGCTAAAGGCCTTTGAACCCTATGTGACAATGGACATGTCGCAAGGTAATGAAG GTATTCCCACCATTCACGACAAGGGCTGGCGAGCAGTGCAGCCGGACTATAACGGTTCCTTTTCCTACGGTGCCCTGGTTAACAATGACAGCGTGGCGCCCGCCACTCTACCAGAGCTGGATCATGACCAGCTGGCAGTCACACCCAGTCCCACCGCCGCCCCCTATAGTTCGGCTGACCTGAAGAACGACTGA